The DNA window CCCTCCGGCTCCGGCAGGGGCTCCGCGTCAACCTTCGGCCCCTGGGGCGCGTTCTCGGCCTCGGGCTGGTTAGCTTGGACGGCCTGGTCCAGCACGCCCTGCGCCTGCTCCTTGGTCATCACGCCGTACTTGACCCACTCGTTTGCGGTCTCCAGCAACGTGGGGGCAATCGCTGCGGCGTCCGGCTGCGGCGGTTCCATCACGGGGCGGAACAGCAGCTGCGAGGTCTGTCCAATGTTGCGGACCTCCGAGGTGTCGTCGCCGGCGGCGGTGATCACGATCGTGTTGCCGTCCACCACGACGGTCGCGCCGGAAACGCCCATGCCGTTGACGCGGTTTTCCAGGATGCGCCTGGCGTCGTCCAGCTGCTCGCGGGTCGGCTCCTCCCCCTGCGGCACCAGCGTGACTCGGGTACCGCCCTGGAGGTCGATGCCGAGCTTCGGCGTCGCCGACTTATCGCCGGTGAAAAAGACTAATGCGTACACGCCTACGACGATGAGGAGGAACAACGCCAAGGCCTTGCCTGGCCATGTCCGCTTGGACCTCAGATCGCCGGAACGCCGAGTGTGTGACGACACTTACGCTGACTCCTTAATTGATCCGATGAATGGTTCTGCGCCTTGCGCACAACGCATCTATGCTACGGCATGGTGCGCGTAGTTACGCGGTCGGCCACGTGGTCCCTGAAAAATTCTCAGGTGTGACTCGTGCTGTTTAGCGCTCCTCCTCGGTCTCGCCTGGGGCGGGCTCGGCTGCCGATGCCGGTGCTGCGGGGTCTTCCACACGCTTCATCACGCCGGCGGTCTCCATCGTGACCTGCACGCCGGGGGCGAGCTCAACGAGCAGGTTGTCGCCGTTGTGCTCCACCACAGTGGCGTGGAAACCGGCGACGTTGACCACCTTGTCGCCCGGAGCAATCGAGGCTTGCATCTCTTGAACCTGGCGCTGGCGCTTCTTCTGCCCACGCATCATCAGCAAGGAGGGCAGCAGGAAGATGAGCAGGACAACGAGAATCATGAGGAAATCCATGCGCCCCATTGTTGCATAGTGGCCTGTGCGGCCAACGGTTCCCTACATCAAGTTCAGCTGTCCCGGCGCCTCGGGCGGCGGGGTCATGCCCAGGTGGTCCCAGGCGGCAGCGGTCGCGACACGCCCGCGACCGGTACGCGCCATCAGCCCCGCGCGCACGAGGTATGGCTCGCAGACTTCCTCGACGGTCGAGGGTTCCTCCCCCACCGCGATGGCGAGCGTGTTCACACCTACTGGACCGCCGCCGTGCCCACGGATGAGCGAATCCAGCACTGCTCGATCCAGCCGGTCGAGTCCGCGCTCGTCGACGTCGAAAACCGCTAGCGCGGACTGCGCCGCGGCCAGATCGACGTGCCCGTCGCCGTTGACATCCGCCCAGTCGCGCACCCTGCGCAGCAGGCGGTTGGCGATGCGTGGCGTGCCGCGCGAGCGCGAGGCGATCTCGACGGCAGCATCGTCGTCGATATTGACGTTGAGGATTGTCGCCGCGCGGGTCACCACGCGCGTAAGGTCGTCCACCTCGTAGAACTCCATCTGCGCGGTGAAGCCAAAACGGTCGCGCAACGGGCCGGTGAGCATGCCGGCGCGCGTGGTGGCCCCGACGAGTGTGAAGGGCGGGATCTCCAGCGGAATCGAGGTCGCGCCCGGACCCTTGCCCACGATCACGTCGATGCGGAAGTCCTCCATCGCCATGTAGAGCATCTCCTCCGCCGGGCGCGCAATGCGGTGGATCTCGTCGATGAAGAGGACGTCGCCTTCCATCAGGTTCGACAGCATGGCCGCCAGGTCGCCGGCGCGCTCAAGTGCTGGGCCCGAGGTCATCCGCAGCGAGGTACCCAGCTCCTGCGCGATGATCATCGCCATCGTCGTCTTACCCAGGCCGGGCGGGCCGGAGAGCAAGATGTGGTCCGGCGTGACCTCACGGCGCCGGGCACCGGCGAGCACCAGGCTCAGCTGCTCCCGGACTTTCGGTTGCCCAATGAACTCCTCGATAGACTTCGGGCGCAGCGACTTTTCGGCGTCGCGCTCCTCGGGCTGCGACGTCGCGTCGATAAGCGAATTGCTCGGCCGCGACATGCCTTCCGGGAGGCTGAACTCTGTTTTCTCCACATCCGACATGAGCGGCTACTTCTTTCCTAGCTCGGTCAGCGCGGCGCGCAGCAGCGCTGAGGTCTGCGCCTCGGGGTTCGCATCCACTACCCGGTCGACGGTGGGCCGCGCGCTGCGCTCCGGGAAGCCGAGCCCGATGAGCGCTTCGACCACCTGCTCGGTGGCCAGCGAAGACTTCGCCGCGGGTGCCGGCGTTTCCTCCTGGTCAGTGGCGAAGCCAGCCATCTTGTCCTTCAGCTCAAGCACAATGCGCTCGGCCATCTTCTTGCCCACACCGGGAATCGTCTGGATCCGCTTCGTGTTCTGCTCAGAAATCAAGCCCGCGAGCTCGCCCGCGCCGAATACGGAAAGGGAAGCAAGCGCAAGCTTCGGGCCCAGGCCCGTGACGCTTTGCAGGCGGTGAAACATCTCGCGTGCCTCGTCGTCCGAGAACCCGTAGAGCGTCACCCCATCGTCTTTGACCACCATGGACGTGAGCACACGGCGGTTTTCGCCGCGAGAAAGCGTGGCCAACGTCGGCGGGCTGGCCAGGAAGCGATAGCCCACACCCGCACACTCAATGACCGCGTGGTCAAGCCCGATCGAGATGACCTCTCCGTTGAGCGAATCAATCATGCTGTACTCCTTCACTTCCCTACCTGTGCTGCCCGCTGCGCCTGCTGCAACCGCTGTGCCTGCGCGCTACGCGCGAGAAGCGGCGCGCGCCAGCAGTGACACACCGCGATGGCCAGCGCGTCCGCCGCGTCAGCCGGTTTCGGCGGCTCCGAAAGGCCCAGGATACGCGTAATCATGGCCGTCATCTGCTTCTTATCGGCACGACCGTTACCGGAGATCGCCTTCTTCACCTCGGAGGGCGTGTACATGTGCACCGGAATGTCTCGCTCCGCAGCAGCGAGCACGAGCACCCCAACGGCGTGCGCGGTGTGCATCACCGTGGACACATTGCCGCGCTCAAAAATTCGTTCCATCGCCACAACATCAGGGCGGTACTCGTCCATCCAGTCCCCCACTGCGCGGGAGAGCCGCAGGAGCCGCTCGCCCAGCTCCGCGTCCGAGGGCGTGCGGACCACCCCCACCGAGATAGGGAAGATCTGCCTGCCGCGCCCGGCCTGCACCACGGACAGGCCGCACCGGGTCAACCCCGGGTCAACGCCCATCACCCGCAGCCCCTCAAGGTGCATGCCTTACCTCCCACACACGGACAACCTACTAACACACATGTTCTACCATAGGTCGCGCCACAGCGCGAAGCCCCGCCGCAGACACCGCGTTACACGCGGCCCACGGCGGGGCATATCGGCACCGAACCCATCGGCGCGAGCGGGAACTAGTCGTCCAGCTGCGCGGCAACCTCGTCGGAGATGCTCATGTTGGTGTAGACGTTCTGCACGTCGTCCGCGTCCTCGAGCGCATCAATCAGGTTCAGCGTCTTCTTGGCCGCGGAGAGATCCGCCTCGACCTCGATGTCGGCGCGGAAGTCCTGGTCAGCCCCCTCGACCTCAATGTCGGCGTCCTTCAGCGCGTCGCGCACCGCTTGCACGTCGGTCGGCTCGCAGACAACCTCGAACTCCTCGCCCAGGTCGTTGACCTCCTCGGCACCGGCGTCGAGCACCGCCATAAGAATGTCGTCTTCGGTGAGCTCGCCCTTCTTCACGGTGACGATGCCGGTGCGCTTGAACATGTATGCAACCGAACCGGAGTCACCCATGTTGCCGCCGTTCTTCGTCATCGCAGTGCGCACTTCGGTGGCAGCGCGGTTGCGGTTATCGGTCAGGCACTCGATGAGCAGCGCGATGCCGTTCGGGCCGTAGCCCTCGTACATCACGGACTCCCAGTCCGCGCCGCCGGCTTCCTCACCGGAGCCGCGCTTGCGGGCGCGCTCAATGTTGTCGCCCGGCACGGAGGCCTTCTTGGCCTTCTTAATCATGTCGTCGAGCGTGGGGTTACCTGCCGGGTCGCCGCCGCCGGTACGGGCAGCCACCTCGATATCCTTAATCAGCTTCGCCCACAGCTTCGAACGCTTTGCATCGTTCGCAGCCTTCTTGTGCTTCGTCGTAGCCCACTTTGAGTGGCCCGCCATATGGCACCCCTTTTCGTCGCTGGAGGATGAACTTTGACGATTATACGTGCCCTGCGCCGCGCACCCCCCTTTGACTGGTGGACCGCGCCTATTTCTCCGGCACAGCAGTCGCTCCCTCGCGCAAGTTCCGCGTCAGCCCTTCCTGCACCACCACAGCAACGAGGTTGCCCGCGCGGTCGAAAATGCGCCCGTGCGTGAGCGCGCGACCAGCGTGCGCCGAGGGCGAAATCTGGTCGTAGAGCAGCCAATCGTCCGCACGGAAAGGACGCAAGAACCACACTGCGTGATCCAGCGAAGCCAGCTGCACCTTGCGCCCCGGGTGCGCCGCAAGCGAAGAATGCAGCAACGTCATATCTGACATGTAGGTCAGCGTGCAGGCGTGGAAGGTGTCCTCGTCCGGCAGTCGGCGTTTGGAGCGGAACCAAACCACTTGCTGGCTCTGTGTGTACTGGTTCGGCGCGTAGCGATCCTGCGGGACAACCCGAATATCCCACTCGTTTAAGTCGTGCTTCGAGCCCGGACCGAGTTTCAGCGGGCTCGCCTCGTCGCCGAGCTCCTCCGGAGCTGGCACAGCGCGCATCTCGTCGGAGTGCTCGAGGCCCTCGTCGTCGGTGCGGTGGAAGCTGGCCTGCATGGAGAAGATCACCTCCCCATCCTGGACCGCTTCGACGGTCCGTGTGGCGAAGCTACGACCGTCGCGCGGGCGACCAACCCGGTAGACCGTAGCCTCGTTGGCGTCGCCGGGCCGCAAGAAGTAGCCGTGCAGGGAATGCACGTGCTTGTCATCTGCAATCGTCCGGGTCGCCGCGACAAGCGCTTGCCCGGCAACGTGGCCGCCGAAGGTACGCACGAAGTTCTCCGAGTGCATCGCCGCACCGCGGTAGATGTTCTTGTCAATACGCTCGAGATCCAGGATCCGCTGAATGTAGGTGGGCTGGGACGCAGAAGTTGGCAAATCGTGGTGCATGCCACCTCACACTACGCGCTCACGGCCCAGCTGTTTAGTTCAACTCCAGTTCTTCGAGCGCGGCGTATTCGGGCAGGGCCGCGGTCCCGCCGAGCCGGAGCACGCGCACCAGCGGGCGCAGGCGTAAATCGCGCGTGTCGGAGACCGCCTCGTTATAGAAGCGCAACGCGAGAAACACGCGTGTCTGCGCGTCCTGCAGCTCCCGGCGCACTTCCGGTGCTTGAAGCTCCTCCACCTCTTCCGTGAGCGCCACAAGGTCTGCGGCAAAAGTGCGCTCGAGCTCGAGGCGGCTATCGACGTCGCGTGCGTCGAGTCGCACCTCTTCGATCGCACGCGCACGCTCCCGTAGTTGCGGTACGACCGCGGCCACCACCGCAGCGCGACGATCCAGCGCAGCCTGCAGCGCCTCGCGCGAGCGATCCAAGCGCGTGTGCAGCCGGTCTAAGCGCTGCGCTGTGAAATACGCCCACGCAGCGAACAGCGTCACCGCAACTGCGACAATGACCCACACCACCGTCACGGCTTACCCCCCTTCACGTTGGCCGCGCCCACGACCGTTTCGTAGACCGTCATGATCTGATCCGCCACAGTGTCCCAGTCGTACTCCAGCGCACGCGCACTACCCCGTGCAATGAGTTCGTTTCGCGCGTGCGGATCCGCCACGAGTCTGCGCAACGTCGCGGTGAGCGCTTCGTGGTTGCCTACCGGCACAAGTGCTCCAGCGGGTGTCGCCGAGTCTGCGTCGCAGACTCGCGCAAACGCCTCCAAGTCGCTGGCCACCACGGCGCAGCCCGCCGCCATCGCCTCGACGAGCACGATGCCAAAGGACTCCCCTGATGTGTTCGGCGCGACGTAGATGTCGGCGCGTCCGAGGATGCGCGCCTTCTCCTCGTCGCTGACCGCACCGACGAAGTCCACGCCCTCGACCGCAGTGATGTGGTGGCCGGAGCCGATGACGGTGACGCGCACGGGGGCGTCGAGTAGCGCGATTGCGCGCAGGAAGATGTCGAGCCCCTTGCGTGGCTCGTCGAGACGGCCGAGGAAGACGATCTCCACCGGTGCCGCCGGGTCGCGCGGGACGCGGGCGCGCCGAAACTGGGCGGTGTCGACACCGTTGGGGATCACGATCGGATCCGCGCCTACTTGCTCAACCTGCCAGCGGCGCGCGAGCTCGCTCACCGCGATGCCTGCGTGGATCTTCTCCAGGTTCGCGCGCAGCAGGGGCAGCGCGGCGCGCAGGGCGTAGGAGTGTGTTGCCGAGGTGTGATACGTCGCCACGATCGGCCCGGTGGCCAACGCGGTTGCGACCATGGAGTAGCTCGGTGAATTCGGCTCGTGCACGTGCACCACGTCAAAGTTGCCCCGCGAGAGAAACTCGCGGGTGGTGCGCCGCACCTGCGGCCCGAACGCCAGCCGCGCCACAGAGCCGTTGTAGCGCACCGGCACTGCAGGGCCTCCGCGGGTCACCCACTCCGGCAGAGCAGTGCTTGTCGACGCCGGGCCGAGCACCCCGACCTCATGTCCCCGAGACCGAAACACGCGCGCGAGATCAAGCACGTGGGACTGCACCCCACCGGGGTGGTCGAAAGAATAGGGGCAGACCATGCCGATGCGCATCTACGCTGCGCCTCCTGACTCCCCTCCGGGTGCCTGCCGACGGCGCGGGTGAGCGGTGTTGCGCCACTGCGCATCGGCGGGCCAGATGGGCTGCAGCGCGTGCCAGTCCTGGGGGTGGCGCGCAATGTTTGCGGCGAATTCGTCTGCCACCCGCTGCGCGGTCGCCTCGAGCGTGGAAACCTCCACGGGTGCGGAGACCGAAAAGCCCCACCGCGGACCCCGTGCGGCAGGATCGGGATACCAGGAGTGCGCGACCGCAAGCTGCGCGTCAGTTTCCATGGCGAGCTTGGCCGGGCCTGCCGGCATCGTCGTGCCCTCGCCAAAGAAGCGCACCTTCACGCCGCTTCCTTTCAGGTCGCGTTCGCCCATGAGGCACACGATGCCGCCGTCTCCGAGCACCTCCTTGAGACGCGCAAACGGCGGGGTCGCCGCGCCCGTGAGCGGGAGCACCTCAAAGCCGAGCTGCTCACGGAAGTCCACAAAGGCGTCAAACAAGGCTTCTGGCTTGACCCGCTCGGCCACGGTGGCGAAGCCCCCGTAGTGGTGCGCAAGCCACATCCCTGCCATATCCCAGTTACCACTGTGCGGGAGCGTCAAGATCAAGCCCCTGCCGTTGTCCAGTGCGGCGTCGATGTGGGCCCGGCCCTCAACACCGGCGTCGAGCTCGCGCATAAGTCGCTGCTCGCCCGCAAGCTGTGGCAGGCGGAAGACCTCGTGCCAGTAGCGCGCATAGGAGCGCGTCGCGTCGCGCACCAACGCACGGGTTACCGCGGTTGGGCCGACGACTCGGGTGAAGTTGCGGCGCAGCATTTCCATCCCCTCCCCCTGCTGGGATAAGGCGTCCGCGCCGCGCGCGAACATTGCGGCGGTCCACCCGGCGGGCAGCTTGCCGACGAGCTTCCACCCCGCCAGGTAGCCCGCAGTCGCCAGATCGATGCGCTCCATCTACGCCCCCGGCGGTGGTGCGAGACGCTCCGCGGACTGCGGGTCGCGGGCCGCGAAGATGAGGCGCTGCACCACGGTAATGGCGGAGCCGACAAGCAAGACCCACAGGGACACCACGACGGCACCGCCCACGCCGAAGCCCTCAAGGAGCAGCCCAACTACGGCGATGATGAGCCGCTCGGGGCGCTCGATCAGCCCGCCGACGATGCGTAAGCCCCCAGCCTCGCCGCGGGCTTTGATGTAGCTGATCACCTGCGACAGCACGAGCACCGCCAGGCAGGCAGCAACGTGCGCGGGGTGCGCATGATCCACATAGACCAGCCACATGGCGATGGCGGCAAACAGCGCGCCGTCGGTAATGCGGTCGCAGCTGGCGTCCAGCGTGGCGCCGAAGGCGGTACCGCCGCCGGAGAGACGGGCCATCGTGCCGTCGACCATGTCGAAGGCGGCGAAGAAGATACTCAGTAGCGCGGCCCACACCAAATAGTCAGCAGGGATGAGGACGACCGAGGCGACAACCGTGGCTGCGGTGCCCACCAGTGTTGTCACGTTTGGCGTCAGCCCCACGCGCAGAAGCGCCTGCGCCACAGGCTTGACCACGACGGCCGCGGGCTTGCGCCCGTGCACGCTAAGCATCGCTGTCTCCTTTATCGTTTGGCTGGGGGCCGGGCCAGGCGTCGGCAAGCAGCTGGCGCGTCTCGCGCAACAGCTGCGGGAGCACCTTCGTACCGCCGATAACCGTCATGAAGTTCGAGTCGCCTGCCCAGCGCGGCACGACGTGCAGGTGCAGGTGGTCGCCCACCGAGCCGCCTGCCGCCTTGCCCAGGTTGAGCCCAACGTTGATCGCCTCCGGCGTGGACACGGCTTTGAGCGTGCGCACCGCGCGCTTGGCAAAGACCATCAGCTCCGCGGTCTCTTCGTCAGTCAATGCCTCGAGCTCAGCGACCTTACGGTACGGCACCACCATAAGGTGGCCCGCGTTGTACGGGTACAGATTGAGCAAGGCGTAGACCGTCTCGCCGCGGGCGATGATCAACCCGTCCTCGTCACTGCCCTTGGGGATGTCCACGAAGGGGTCCGTGCTGCGCTTCGGTGCCGTGGCGATGTAGTTGGACCGGTACGGGGCCCACAGGCGCTGCAAACGGTCCGCATCGCCCGCCCCGCTGTCGACGTAGTCGCCTGCCGCGGCCTGGGCAGCGCTGCCGGAGCTGCCGGCACCCTCGCCGTTAGTTCCCACGGCGGGCCGCAATGGCTTCCTCGCTCGGCTGCTCGTTGTGTTTGGCTTCCACCCATTCGATGATCAGCGCCACGGCCTCGTCAACTGGCACCCCGTTGACCTGGGTGCCGTCGAGGAAGCGGAAGCTCACCGCGTTCGCCTCCACGTCGCGGGCACCCGCTACGAGCATGAACGGCACCTTGCCGGTGGTGTGGGTGCGGATCTTCTTCTGCATGCGGTCATCGGAGTGGTCGACCTCTGCGCGAATGCCCGCCTCGCGGAGTTTACCCACAACCGCGTCGAGGTGCGGGGCGAACTCGTCGGCGACCGGGATACCCATCACCTGGCGCGGTGCAAGCCACGCCGGGAACGCGCCGGCGTAGTGCTCGAGCAGCACGCCGAAGAAGCGCTCGATCGAGCCGAACAGCGCGCGGTGGATCATCACCGGGCGGGTCTTCGACCCATCCGGGCCGGTGTACTCCAGGTTGAAGCGCTCCGGCAGGTTGAAGTCGAGCTGCACCGTGGACATCTGCCAGGTGCGGCCGATCGCGTCGCGCGCCTGCACGGAAATCTTCGGCCCGTAGAACGCGGCACCCGCCGGGTCCGGAACCAGCTCCAGGCCTGACTTCTCCGCCACCGACTGCAGGATGTTGGTGGAGCGCTCCCAGATGTCATCATCGCCGATGTACTTCTCCGGATCCTTGGTGGACAGCTCGAGGTAGAAGTCGTCCAGGCCGTAGTCCTGAAGCAGCGAGATGATGAACTCGAGCACGCTGGTCAGCTCTTCTTCCAGCTGGTCCTCGGTGCAGTAGATGTGCGCATCGTCCTGGGTAAACCCGCGCGCGCGGGTCAGGCCGTGCACCACGCCGGACTTTTCGTAGCGGTAGACGGTACCGAACTCGAACAGGCGCAGCGGCAGCTCGCGGTAGGAGCGCCCGCGCGAATCGAAGATGAGGTTGTGCATCGGGCAGTTCATCGGCTTGACGTAATAGTCAACCGCCTGCTTGGTCACGTTGCCGTCCTCGTCGACCTCGCCGTCGAGCTGCATCGGCGGGAACATGCCGTCGGCGTACCAGTCCAGGTGGCCCGACTTCTGGAAGAGCTCGCCCTTGGTCACGTGCGGGGTGTTCACAAAGGAGTACCCGGCCTTGAGGTGGCGCTGGCGGGAGTGCTCCTCCATCACCATGCGCACAATGCCGCCGTCCGGGTGGAAGACCGGCAGGCCGGAGCCCACCTCGTCCGGGAAGGAAAACAGGTCCATCTCGTTGCCCAGGCGGCGGTGGTCGCGCTTCTCCGCTTCCTCGAGCATGGTCATGTACTCGTCCAGCTTCTCCTTGGACTCCCATGCGGTGCCGTAGACACGCTGCAGGCCGGCGTTGTTCTGGTCGCCGCGCCAGTAGGCGGCAGAGGAACGGGCCAGGGCGAACGCCGGGATATATTTGGTGGTCGGCACGTGCGGGCCGCGGCACAGGTCGAACCACTCGACGTCGCCCGTGCGCGGGTTGACGTTGTCGTAATAGGTCAGCTCGCCGGCGCCCACCTCGGTCGCCTCGTCCGAGTCCGGATCCACGTTGCCCTTGTCCTGGATCAGCTCAAGCTTGTAAGGCTCGTCCGCCAGCTTTTCCGACGCCACCTCAGCGGACTCAAAGACGCCGCGGGCAAACTTCTGGCCCTGCTTGATGATCTTCTTCATCCGGCGTTCCAGCTTCTTTAAGTCCTCAGGCGTAAAGGGTTCAGCCACATCGAAGTCGTAGTAGAAGCCGCCCTCGATCGCCGGGCCGATGCCCAGCTTGGTGCCCGGGAACTCCGCCTGCACCGCCTGCGCGAGCACGTGCGCGCAGGAGTGGCGAATCACCGAGCGGCCCAGCTCCGTGTTGGCAGCGACCGGGGTAAAGGTTGCGGTCTCATCCGGCACGTGCGAGAGATCAACCAGCTCGCCCGCCTCGTTTTGTACAACAACGACGGCATTGTCGCCCCGGTTAGGCAGGTTCAGCTCGCGCATCGCCGCGCCCACGGGGGTGCCAGCTGGCACCTCGAAGGGCTCGAACTCTACCTGCACGTTGACATCGGCTACATCGGTGGCCATTGGCGCTCCTTTGCGCATCATCTGGGGTCCGCCGTACCTGGGCGCACCCCTTTAAGTTCACTGTTCGTCATGCGCCGGGCGCGAAAGAGGGCCCGACACGTCGTTGCACATCCTACCCCGCGGCTGTGTGGGGTTGCGGGTTGGCGGGGTCACGTAGCGTCGAAAAGCGACCTAGGCTTCGAGCAGCGACTGACCCCAGTAGTCGCTTTCACCGACGCCGGGCACGATGTAGTA is part of the Corynebacterium imitans genome and encodes:
- a CDS encoding YebC/PmpR family DNA-binding transcriptional regulator, which encodes MAGHSKWATTKHKKAANDAKRSKLWAKLIKDIEVAARTGGGDPAGNPTLDDMIKKAKKASVPGDNIERARKRGSGEEAGGADWESVMYEGYGPNGIALLIECLTDNRNRAATEVRTAMTKNGGNMGDSGSVAYMFKRTGIVTVKKGELTEDDILMAVLDAGAEEVNDLGEEFEVVCEPTDVQAVRDALKDADIEVEGADQDFRADIEVEADLSAAKKTLNLIDALEDADDVQNVYTNMSISDEVAAQLDD
- a CDS encoding glycosyltransferase family 4 protein codes for the protein MRIGMVCPYSFDHPGGVQSHVLDLARVFRSRGHEVGVLGPASTSTALPEWVTRGGPAVPVRYNGSVARLAFGPQVRRTTREFLSRGNFDVVHVHEPNSPSYSMVATALATGPIVATYHTSATHSYALRAALPLLRANLEKIHAGIAVSELARRWQVEQVGADPIVIPNGVDTAQFRRARVPRDPAAPVEIVFLGRLDEPRKGLDIFLRAIALLDAPVRVTVIGSGHHITAVEGVDFVGAVSDEEKARILGRADIYVAPNTSGESFGIVLVEAMAAGCAVVASDLEAFARVCDADSATPAGALVPVGNHEALTATLRRLVADPHARNELIARGSARALEYDWDTVADQIMTVYETVVGAANVKGGKP
- the pgsA gene encoding phosphatidylinositol phosphate synthase, with amino-acid sequence MLSVHGRKPAAVVVKPVAQALLRVGLTPNVTTLVGTAATVVASVVLIPADYLVWAALLSIFFAAFDMVDGTMARLSGGGTAFGATLDASCDRITDGALFAAIAMWLVYVDHAHPAHVAACLAVLVLSQVISYIKARGEAGGLRIVGGLIERPERLIIAVVGLLLEGFGVGGAVVVSLWVLLVGSAITVVQRLIFAARDPQSAERLAPPPGA
- the ruvA gene encoding Holliday junction branch migration protein RuvA, which produces MIDSLNGEVISIGLDHAVIECAGVGYRFLASPPTLATLSRGENRRVLTSMVVKDDGVTLYGFSDDEAREMFHRLQSVTGLGPKLALASLSVFGAGELAGLISEQNTKRIQTIPGVGKKMAERIVLELKDKMAGFATDQEETPAPAAKSSLATEQVVEALIGLGFPERSARPTVDRVVDANPEAQTSALLRAALTELGKK
- the thrS gene encoding threonine--tRNA ligase, which produces MATDVADVNVQVEFEPFEVPAGTPVGAAMRELNLPNRGDNAVVVVQNEAGELVDLSHVPDETATFTPVAANTELGRSVIRHSCAHVLAQAVQAEFPGTKLGIGPAIEGGFYYDFDVAEPFTPEDLKKLERRMKKIIKQGQKFARGVFESAEVASEKLADEPYKLELIQDKGNVDPDSDEATEVGAGELTYYDNVNPRTGDVEWFDLCRGPHVPTTKYIPAFALARSSAAYWRGDQNNAGLQRVYGTAWESKEKLDEYMTMLEEAEKRDHRRLGNEMDLFSFPDEVGSGLPVFHPDGGIVRMVMEEHSRQRHLKAGYSFVNTPHVTKGELFQKSGHLDWYADGMFPPMQLDGEVDEDGNVTKQAVDYYVKPMNCPMHNLIFDSRGRSYRELPLRLFEFGTVYRYEKSGVVHGLTRARGFTQDDAHIYCTEDQLEEELTSVLEFIISLLQDYGLDDFYLELSTKDPEKYIGDDDIWERSTNILQSVAEKSGLELVPDPAGAAFYGPKISVQARDAIGRTWQMSTVQLDFNLPERFNLEYTGPDGSKTRPVMIHRALFGSIERFFGVLLEHYAGAFPAWLAPRQVMGIPVADEFAPHLDAVVGKLREAGIRAEVDHSDDRMQKKIRTHTTGKVPFMLVAGARDVEANAVSFRFLDGTQVNGVPVDEAVALIIEWVEAKHNEQPSEEAIAARRGN
- the yajC gene encoding preprotein translocase subunit YajC; amino-acid sequence: MDFLMILVVLLIFLLPSLLMMRGQKKRQRQVQEMQASIAPGDKVVNVAGFHATVVEHNGDNLLVELAPGVQVTMETAGVMKRVEDPAAPASAAEPAPGETEEER
- a CDS encoding phosphatidylinositol mannoside acyltransferase, whose amino-acid sequence is MERIDLATAGYLAGWKLVGKLPAGWTAAMFARGADALSQQGEGMEMLRRNFTRVVGPTAVTRALVRDATRSYARYWHEVFRLPQLAGEQRLMRELDAGVEGRAHIDAALDNGRGLILTLPHSGNWDMAGMWLAHHYGGFATVAERVKPEALFDAFVDFREQLGFEVLPLTGAATPPFARLKEVLGDGGIVCLMGERDLKGSGVKVRFFGEGTTMPAGPAKLAMETDAQLAVAHSWYPDPAARGPRWGFSVSAPVEVSTLEATAQRVADEFAANIARHPQDWHALQPIWPADAQWRNTAHPRRRQAPGGESGGAA
- the ruvB gene encoding Holliday junction branch migration DNA helicase RuvB; the protein is MSDVEKTEFSLPEGMSRPSNSLIDATSQPEERDAEKSLRPKSIEEFIGQPKVREQLSLVLAGARRREVTPDHILLSGPPGLGKTTMAMIIAQELGTSLRMTSGPALERAGDLAAMLSNLMEGDVLFIDEIHRIARPAEEMLYMAMEDFRIDVIVGKGPGATSIPLEIPPFTLVGATTRAGMLTGPLRDRFGFTAQMEFYEVDDLTRVVTRAATILNVNIDDDAAVEIASRSRGTPRIANRLLRRVRDWADVNGDGHVDLAAAQSALAVFDVDERGLDRLDRAVLDSLIRGHGGGPVGVNTLAIAVGEEPSTVEEVCEPYLVRAGLMARTGRGRVATAAAWDHLGMTPPPEAPGQLNLM
- a CDS encoding acyl-CoA thioesterase, with the protein product MHHDLPTSASQPTYIQRILDLERIDKNIYRGAAMHSENFVRTFGGHVAGQALVAATRTIADDKHVHSLHGYFLRPGDANEATVYRVGRPRDGRSFATRTVEAVQDGEVIFSMQASFHRTDDEGLEHSDEMRAVPAPEELGDEASPLKLGPGSKHDLNEWDIRVVPQDRYAPNQYTQSQQVVWFRSKRRLPDEDTFHACTLTYMSDMTLLHSSLAAHPGRKVQLASLDHAVWFLRPFRADDWLLYDQISPSAHAGRALTHGRIFDRAGNLVAVVVQEGLTRNLREGATAVPEK
- the ruvC gene encoding crossover junction endodeoxyribonuclease RuvC; this encodes MHLEGLRVMGVDPGLTRCGLSVVQAGRGRQIFPISVGVVRTPSDAELGERLLRLSRAVGDWMDEYRPDVVAMERIFERGNVSTVMHTAHAVGVLVLAAAERDIPVHMYTPSEVKKAISGNGRADKKQMTAMITRILGLSEPPKPADAADALAIAVCHCWRAPLLARSAQAQRLQQAQRAAQVGK